Part of the Virgibacillus natechei genome is shown below.
TAAACCTTACTTCCATTATACTATGAAAAAATTAAAAGCAACAAGGATACGATTTAAGAGGTTGTTCAAAAGTCCGCTAAAAATTTACACGTCTAGGGGAGCTTCTGCTAAAATCGCCCACGTCCTGTGGGCAACGCAGAAGTCAGCACAACACGCGAGAAGCTCGTTGGCTTGTTTCTCCGCTCCTTGGAAAAGAAACACACTTTTCCTGCGTGCTAGAGCGTTTGCTCATGTATCTAAAAGCATACATTCCGCTGCTAGAAACTAACGCCGCCTCGAACTTTCGACGCACAGGACGTGCTAGTGTCGGCGTTGCAGGCAGGACGCCTGCGACTTTAGCCGACGCGGTCCTTTTAATCCTCCATTTTGAACACGCACTTTAGGAAGACCTAGCCATCCGACAAGTTTGGACAAGATGGGTGAAGGAAGCAAAAAAAATGCACAGGCGCTATAACCTGTGCAAAAAACTAATTTATTTATTAAAAGGGGGTCAATTAGTTACTAACATTGTACCCCATAATTATTGCATGCGTGTTACAACAGCGTTAAAAAGCAGTTACTTTTTTATTTTTAACATTATGCATTTGCAGCTTTTAATTCCTCCAATAAATCTTCCGTGTACTTAATAGCTGCTTCGCCTGCTATACTTCCGTCACCTGTTGCTGTCACAATTTGTCGAAGGGTTTTCGCACGAATATCTCCGGCTGCGAATACGCCAGGTACACTTGTTTCCATGTGTTCATTTGTTGGAATATAGCCTTCTTCATCTGTGATACCAAGTGATTTGAAAGGCTCACTTAATGGAACCATGCCTATATAAACAAATACTCCATCAATATCATAATCGTATTCTTCTTTCGTTTTCACATTTTGAAGGGAAACACTACTGACTTTTCCGTCTGGGCCATTGATTTTCTGGGCCACAGTATCCCAAATAAAGTCAATCTTATCATTATCAAATGCACGATCTTGGATGATCTTTTGCGCACGCAATTCATCACGACGGTGAACAACTGTTACTTTTTCTGCAAACCGTGTTAAATAAATGCCTTCTTCTACTGCAGAATCTCCCCCACCGATCACGACAAGATTTCTGTTTTTGAAAAATGCGCCATCACACACCGCGCAATAGGAAACACCACGACCGCCTAACTCTTCTTCACCCGTAATGCCCAGTTTCTTAAATTGTGCACCTGTTGTAATGATGAGTGTTCTCGTTTTATATTCCTTCTTGCCAGCAATAATTGTTTTATATTCCCCATGATCAATAACTTCTTTTATATCGCCATAAGCATATTCGGCTCCAAATTTCTTTGAATGGTCGAACATTTTATTCGATAAATCAGGTCCTAAAATATGGTCAAAGCCAGGAAAGTTCTCCACATCTTCCGTATTTGCTACCTGACCACCTGGAATCCCACGTTCAATCATTAATGTGTCTAAGTTAGCACGTGATGCATAAAGTGCTGCAGTCATCCCTGCTGGTCCTGCACCAGCAATAATGACATCAAACATACGATCTTCGGACATATATATCGCCCCTTTTTTTTCAATAATAATTAAGCCATATATAGCTTATTAAAACAACAGCGATTCGTCTATTATTTTGCTCATTTACGAACGCAACGGGAATTCTTCATTGGCTAATTGTGAGTGTTTTTTACTACCCTCTTCCCATAAAGCAAGCGCAGCATCCTGTTTTCCTACATGATAGGACGCGATGCTATACCATCTATAATAGGAAACATGATTATTCACCGAACTTTTTATAAGTGAACGAAAGCGGTTATACGCATCCTGATAGTATCCTGTTCTGGCCAATGTAACTGCTATACGTAGTTTTTGCTGTTCATGAATAGGATATACGTTTAGTAATGCCTGAATATTTCTTTCGTATGCTTGTTTTTGATTTAATTCATAATAAAAGAGTGCTAAATTTGTATGACTGTATAAGGAAGTAGGATCTTCTTCTAAGATATCTTGTTCCATTTGAATGGCATCGTCCTTATGACCAAAATAAAATAACGCTTTTGCATAGTCATGTTTTGCAAGCTTATGATCCGGAAATAACGTCATCATTTCTTCAATAAGCGGAAGTGCCTTTTCCCATTGTCTATTTTCCATATGGTAAAAGACCGTCTCTTGATAGATAAGAAGTTCATCTTCTTCCTCAAGGTCCCAATTATTATCTTCCTCATCGTCCTCTTCATCAATGTCAATGAGATGAAGTAAACGTTTGGCTTCTTCTGTAAAATCACCGTTAGGCTCTTTATCAATATATGAATTAGCGTATTTTTTTGCATCATTTAAGAGACCTAAATGGGCATAATTATTTGCTATCAAGTAGTAACAATCGACATAATCCGTTGATTGCAGTACTTCTGTCAACAATTGATTTGCTTTATGAAACGAACCGATTTCTGTATATATAATGGACATTTGACATTGATACAAGGCCTCTTCTGGTTTAGCCTCAATCGCTTTTTTAATCCATTTGATAGAGATGTCAAATTTTCTTTTCTGAAAAGCTTCTACACCTTTTGTGAAATAAAAATCGCCTTCAGGAATAAACGGGACAATATTATTCTGTTTTCCATCAGTTTTATCTTTCACTTGCTGCATAAGTCTGTCCCCCTATAATTCATTGCATACCGCTTCAAAGTATATCATATTTATAAGGGGAATAATACGTTAGGTTTCGGACAAAATAAACAATTGCATAAAAACAAGGGCTCTTTTCGTAAGTATTGGGACTGCGCTTACTCGTCCCACCGAAGACAATTGTTACTTTTAAACCTTCGTAGTTGATATAAAAGACGACGCAGTGAAAAATCTTTTGCAAACGCTGTTGAGAGCAGGGAGTCGCTGCGGAAACACATTTCGCTTTCCGCGGGCGGATGGTGAGCCTCCTCGTGCTAACGCACTCCGGGGTCTCACCGAAGCCTTTCCTCCCGCCGGAGTCTTCATGTGTTTCCTTCGCTGGGTGTTCCGGTTACTGCCGCTAAATTGCATTAGTAATCAATAGTCAAAACATCCAACCGCCTCACCAGTTCGGGTGAGCGAAGGGCGGTGACTCCAGCGGGAACAAGGGTTTTCGGTGGGGCGAGTAACTGCAGTCCCAATCTTTTAGAAAACAGCCAAAACAAACTAACCTTTATCACCATTTTACGGGCAAGTAAGTTTTGCTTCATTTCTTCTATTATTCTTCTGGTGTTACGGCATCATGCATTAATTGTTCCAATTCGTTCCTATAGTTGGCTTTTTGTTCATCCGTCCAATTTAATTTTTTTGCCATATAATTGGTTACATTTTCTTTATGAGCGTTAACCCACTCTATTTCAAAAAACAAAGCTCCTGTACGGCGGACAAAGAAATCAGCCGGTTTATATGCTGATTCGTATTCCATTGCGTAGTCAAGCTCTGCAACAACAATCGGGTCTATCCCTGCTGTTTCTGCTTCTTCCTGTTTATTTTGATAGATCTCAAACACGATCGTACTATTCGCTCCATATAAGTTGATAAGTTTCAGCACCATATCTTCTTCTAGCCCAATCGCGATCCCTTCGGCTACTTGCTGTTTTTTAAATTGTTCAAACCCTGCTGCTCCACCTACTTCGCCTCCAGAAATCGGTAAATGCTTCGTTTGTGAATCGGTGTAAAGGATTTGTTCTTCCTCTTTGAATTGTTTAGCCACAGCATCAACTATTTCCTTCGCCATTTTCCGGTAGCCTGTCAACTTTCCACCAGCCATCGAGATCAACCCTGAATCAGATACAAAAATCTCATCTTTTCGTGATATTTCTCCTGGTTTATTTGTTTTTTCTTCGGCAATTAACGGACGTAAACCTGCCCAACTTGATTCTACATGATGGGCTTGCATGTCTAGTGATGGGAACATATAATTGATAGAATCCAGTATATAATCTCGATCTTTCATTGTCATTTTTGGATTAGCAATATCTCCCTCATAAGCGGTATCTGTTGTACCTACATATGTTTTTTTGCCACGCGGTATTGCAAAGATCATTCGTCCATCCTGTGTATCAAAGTAAATAGCCTGTTGTAGTGGAAAGGTTTCATTTGAAAAGACTAAATGAGCTCCCTTCGTCAATACTAGTGATTTTCCTTGTTTAGACCCATCAATTTCTCTTAATTCATCAACCCAAGGTCCTGCTGCATTAATAATTTTCTTAGCATACACATGACGTGTATCCCCATTTACTTCATCTTTTACCACTACACCTATAACTTTATTTGATTCATCATAAATGAAATCAATTATTTTCGCATAATTGATAGCATTGGCGCCTTTTTCTACCGCTTTCTTTAACACTTCAATGGTTAAGCGAGCATCATCTGTTTTATATTCCACATAAAATCCTGCACCCCTAAGGTCTTCTTTTTTTATAAGTGGTTCCTTTTCCAACGCTTCTTCCGGCTTGAACATGGTGCGACGTTCGCTTTTCTTAACCCCTGCCAGAAGATCATAAACACGCAATCCTATATTCGTCATCAAGGGACCGAATGTTCCTCCTTTATGAAATGGGAGCATCATCCATTCCGGTGTGGTTACATGTGGACCATTTTCATACACAATTGCACGTTCCTTGCCCACATCCGCAACCATTTTTACCTCAAACTGCTTTAAGTAGCGTAATCCCCCATGTACAAGCTTCGTTGAACGACTCGATGTTCCAGCAGCAAAGTCCTGCATGTCAATTACTGCCGTGCTCATTCCCCGCATTGCAGCATCCAAGGAAATTCCCGCACCTGTTATACCACCACCGATGACGAGTATATCCAATTTTTCGTTTTCCAGTTTGTTAAACCTATTAACTCGATTATAGCTTGAAAAGATAGACATGATTATGACACTCCTATTCCTTGTTTTTCTATACCTATATTTACCCTGATCGTACTGAACTCATGTGTTTACAACGATTGGAAAAACCTGTTCAAAACAAAAAACCGCAAAATAGACTAATGCTTTTTGACATTAGCTATTTGCGGTTTCTCCACTTCTCCATCCGAAACATATTAACTTACCTTTAGTATAGCATAGCTTTACTTCTTTCGTATAGTACAAGGACTTCTTAATTCCATAATTCAGTTTTTGATGTCGAAACAGCAACGGCACCAGCATCCAGTGCAGCTTTTACCTGCATATCGTTTTTTATTAATCCTCCAGCTATGATTGGTATATTCGTTGATTGAAAAACTTCCTCAATAATACTTGGGATCAGACCAGGAAGCACCTCTACACAATCTGGTTGTAAGCGTTCGACCAATTTCAAATTATTATCGAGCGCTTTACTATCAAGTAAAAACAGGCGCTGAATAGCTATTAGGTGATGTTTTTTCGCTAAACTAATCACATTCCCGCGCGTCGAGAGAAGGCCGTCCGGTTTCACCTCCCGAATTAAATATTCCATCCCATATTCATCCGATTTCAATCCTTGTATGAGATCAGCGTGAATAAAGACTCTTTTATTCGCTCGCTTTGCATAATGAACGAGGTTTTTCAATTGGGAAAGGCGTGTTTCCAGAAGAACAATCGTTGCTTGAGAGGTTTCCAATGCCTTATCAAAATCTTTCATATTCCGTACTGCTGGTAATACCCCTGATTCAATCTCCATCTATCTCACCTACTTATTCCGAGAAATCAGATTTACGTTTCTCCATTTCATCTTTTGTATAAATAACTTTCATCGGGTTTCCCCCAGCAAAAGATCCGGCTGGGACATGCTTATGCACCAATGTCCCTGCCGATACAATTGCCCTGTCACCAATTGTAACGCCAGGTAATATTGTCGAATTTGCGCCAATTAACACTTCATCGCCAATACGAACGTCGCCGATTCGGTACTCTTCAATCAAATACTCATGTGCTAATAAGGTCGTATTATAACCAATAACACTATTTCGACCAACCGTTATTTTTTCTGGAAACATGATGTCAGGCATAACCATTAAAGCAAAGGCTGTTTTATCGCCTATCTTCATACGTAAAAACGTTCGATATAGCCAATTTTTCATACGTAAAAAAGGGACGTATCTTCCAAGTTGTATGACAATAAAATTTTTAACCACTTTCCAGAAAGGTACTGTTTTATAAATTTGCCAAAGTGAATTAGCATTTTCTACCTGGAATCGTTTCGTATTCCGCATTTTCTACACCTCTATGATTTTTAACAAATCATGCATTTCTTCCAGCATATAAGTAGGGTCATATTCTAGAAGTCGTTCCTTCCCTTTCTGCGACCACGCTACACCAGCGGTTTGTACATGAGCGTTTTGACCTGCTTCAATATCATGATGATTATCACCAACCATTAACGTGGTGGCTGGATCAGCTTGTAAATCTTCCAACGCTTTCCAAATAGGCTCGGGATGTGGTTTGGCTTGTGTCACATCATCCAGCGTAATCACGGATTCAAAGAAGGTATCCAGTTCGGTCAAAGCTAGTCCCATCTTTACTGCTTCACTCATCTTTGTTGAAACAATTCCAAGCTTTATCCCCTTGCTTTTCAATTGATAGATTGTGTCCGTCACTTGTGGAAATGCTGTAACGTACTTGTCATGATTTGCATGATTATGCTCCCGATACGTTGCTATCATATTCTCCGCACGGACCGGATCTATTTTTTTCAAGGTTTCAATCAAAGGGGGGCCATTAAACTCGGCTAGTTCTTCCCTTGTAAAAGATAAATTATATTGTTTAAATGTATGATCAAAGGATGCGAATATTAATTCATTGGTATCAATTAACGTGCCATCAAGATCAAAGAGTATTGTATGAATGTTCATTTACTGCTTCCTTTCTTTTTTTCATATCGCTTCGCTTCCAAATAAATGCTACAGCCATGGTCAATACAATAGCCGTTACCAGCCGAATGAGCAGCAATGGCCATACCGGAATCCCGAGAGGAATAAAAATTAGTGTATCCTCAACGACAGCGTGACAGGCTACAAGAAAGATCATCGCTAGATACATATCCCTTTTAGACACACCATCTTCTTCCACTGCCTGGATCATTAATCCTGCTCCATAAGCCAACCCTATCGTTAATCCTGCTACAAGTGTCATGGATGTATTTTTTTCCATTCCAAGCATTTTTGTAAATGGAGCTAGTTTATTTGAGAAGACAGTCAGCCAGCCTTTTTCGCGCAAGAATTGCATGATCACCATCAACGGAATAACAATTGCTGCTAACTGCACCACGGCAATTCCTGCAGTTTGCAGACCTAACAACGTAATTTCTCCCCAGCCTGTTGCTGTAGCTTCCGTGCTTGAAATAAAACCGTATTGTGCAGGTTCAGCTCCACCGTTCCACATCAGATTAATCATTATTCCTGAAAATAACGCCAGACCAATACGAACACCTATAATGAGCCACAAATTCACTCCCACTTTCGAAGCAACCGCTGACTCAATAAATAAATTATGCGAAAAAGAAAGCATTACAGCTAATATAAATACCTCTTTCACACTAAATTCAAAGGATACGATTGCAGCAATTCCTGCATATAAATTAAGTGTATTACCCAACACCAGTGGAACAGCTGCTTCACCTGACAACCCTAATAACCCCATCACGGGTGTTAATTTTTCTATAATCCATGGCAGGACTGGTGTATATTGTAAAATGGTTACAATTAATGTGATCGGGAAAATGATTTTTCCTAATGCCCAAGTTGTGCTTAAGCCCTGTTGTAACCCGCGATACATAATTGCAGACATACTCCATAACCTCTTTTCTTTCATTCAACGCTATTATTTTTTCTTTTTGCGTTTCTTTTTCTTGTTCTTATTCCCCTTCTTCTTTTCAGGTACCTTCACATGATTGTAACGTTTAGTTCCAGTCGAGTTACGGCGATAAATAATCAAAATGAGTGAAGCTACGATTAAGACAATCGAAACAACCTGTGCAGTGCGTAATTCCCCAAATAGATACAAACTATCTGTACGCATCCCCTCAATGAAGAACCGACCAATCGAATATGTAATCGCATAGCTTAACAAAATTTCTCCACGTAATGGATTGTATCTTCGTAACACCAACAGAAAAACAAATACGACTATATTCCAAAACGATTCATATAAAAACGTCGGATGATACATAACGCCATCTATGGTCATTTGATTCATAATAAAGTCGGGAAGGTACTGGTGAAAGCTTTGATAAGTTGATTCAGCAATCGGTCCACCATGTGCCTCCTGATTCATAAAATTGCCCCAACGTCCAATCGCCTGCGCAAGTATCAGGCCAGGAACGGTAACATCGGCTAACTGCCAGAATGATTCTTTCTTTACACGTGCAAAAACAATCATTGTAAGAATAGCCCCAATTAATGCACCATGTATGGCAAGGCCACCTTCCCACACAGCAAAAACAGTCCACCATGGGCTATCTGCATAACGCTCCCATTCAAAGATCACATAGTACATACGTGCAAATAAAATCGCAATTGGAATTGCAAAAACAACTAAATCAATTATTATATCCTTTTTCAAACCCAGGCGATCGGCTTCTTTTGTTGCTACGTACAAACCTAAAAATGCGCCAAGGGCTATAATGACACCATACCAGTGAATAGATATAGGGCCTAGTTCAAGAAACACAGGATCCAACGCAGTTGCAACGTTTGGCATTTACATCACTCCTATTCAAACTTATCTTTTTCTTCTCTCTCTATCATTGTCGTTAATTGATCGGAAAACTCCTGTGCAGTATTCACACCCATCCGTTTTAACCGGAAGTTCATTGCAGCAACCTCTATAATAACGGCAAGATTTCTACCAGGTCGTACAGGAATCGTTGCTTTAGGTAAGTGTACATCCATGATCTTCATCGTTTCTTCTTCTAAGCCTAAACGGTCATACTGTTTTTTCTGATCCCATAACTCTAAATTTACAATCAACGAGATTTTTTTATAGCTTCTAACGGCTCCCGCGCCGAATAATGTCATGACATTAATAATGCCTAACCCGCGTATTTCCAGTAAATGTTCGATCAGTGGGGGAGAATTCCCGATCAAGGTATCATAATCTTCCTGACGAATTTCCACATTATCATCAGCTACTAACCTGTGTCCTCGTTTGACCAGCTCTAATGCAGTCTCACTTTTACCAACACCACTTTGTCCAGAAATAAGAACACCAACACCGTTAATATCGACAAGTACACCATGAATGGCTGTAGTTGGAGCAAATGCGGTTTCTAGATAATTGGTTAGTCTACTAATAACACGAGTCGTTTGTCGTGGTGATTTCAAAATTGGCACTCCTGATTCATTTGCTGCTTCTATCATAACTGCTGGAATGTCCATCCCCCTCGATACTACAATCCCAGGAGTTACATCTGTACACAGCTTTTCTACCCGATCCTTCTTCTGTTCCTCTGTAAGTTCCAGATAATATGCCATTTCGGTTTTACCTATTAATTGTAAACGTTCTCGCGGATAATATCTAAAATATCCCGTCATCTCAATGCCTGGCCTTGATATATCACTCGTAATTATTTCTCTATGTATACCGTCATCACCGGCCACAAGAGTAAGATTAAAATTTTCAAGTAAGTCTTTGATTTGAACCTTTGGCATGGTAACACCTCCTATTAGAAAACTTGACTTATCGCCAAGCTTTAAATGACGATAGCCTTATGCAGTATTAACTGCTAAAGTAAAACTTCATTCATTGGATCATTTGCACGTTGACTATTCGTTCGGTCCATACGACGTGCGTTACATAGACCTAGCATTCTGATCGTTATTTTTACTTACCGTTAGGCTCTTTTCGTTAGTATTGGGACTGCGCTTACTCGTTCCATCGAAGACAATTGTTGCTTTTAAATCTTCGTACTTGATATAAAAGACTACGCAGTGCCAATTCTTACAAACGTTAGTTGAGAGCAGCGATTCGCTACGGAAACACATTTCGCGCACCTTAGGGCGGCTGGTGAGCCTCCTTGTGCTGGCGCACTGCGGGGTCTCACCGATGCCTTTCCTCCCGCAGTAGTCTTCATGTGTTTCCCCCGCTGATTCAGATGATCCTGCAACTTCATCAAAAAAATTATATTGTTTAATTATATAACAAATATAGCCATGCACTCTTATGAAGGTTGATTAGAGCGGAGTACAGTCGACTCCTCGAAAATAAAAGCCAATTTTCTTCGTGCGATGCAATGCTGCCGTAGCCTTCCTTGTCCTGCGGGAGCAATGGTCTTCGGCGGGGCGAGTAACCGCACCGCAGTCCCAGTCCCAATCTTTTAGAAAACAGCCTACCGTTAAAATTCGAAAAAAATATAACTGTTTTTATTGTAGCATATTTTGTAAAGAAAAACGCTATTGCACGTTTGTTTATACGTGTTCCTAAGAAGATCTTATTTGCCATGTTCACCGGACTTTTTGAACATCCTCTTAAAGTATTTAAACATAAGAAAAACGCAGGCAACAATACCTACGCATTTTCTTTATCTCACCGAATCTCTTATGAGCGTGTTTAAAAATAAATTTATTATAGAAATAACAATCGATGCAAGAATCGCCATACCAAACCCTTCAATCACAAAGGAATCATCCATTAATGCCTGTGTAATCATCAGTGTGATGGCATTGATCACAAACAAGAACAACCCAAGGGTTAAAACCGTTATAGGTAAGGTGAAAAGAACTAAAATCGGCTTTATAATAACATTCAAAATAGATAAAATGAAACTTGCTAATAATGCTGCTGGGAATCCTTCTAGCTGAAAAGAATTAAATAATTGTGAAACTGCAATTAATGCAACGGCATTTAATACGATCGTAATTAGCCAACGTAACAGCATTAATAGATCTCCCTTTCATTCGGTATGATAAAAATGGCGACTAAATAAATTAGCGCAAATGTAAATATACTCATAAACAATAGAATAACAAAGGCTAACCGCATAATCGTTGCATCTATATTAAAATATTCAGCAAGGCCGCCTAGTATTCCAGCCACCATTCTATTCGTATTAGACCGGTAAAGTTTTTTCATGTGATTGCCTCCTCCCTTTTTAATTTTCCTGTTAGCCTATTTTTGTAAACACGCTTTTATAATTTATGCCCTTTTATGAAGAAATGATTCTGATTATTGTAAGAGGATTTTTCGAGGTAGACAATTGCTCAATCATTGAGGGGATAAATCCTTGCTATAATAGCAAGGAGAGCCCTTATTAATCTTCAAAATTCCATGTAAAGAATTGTTCTGTACTAAATCTTTCTTTGATGTCTTCATTAATAATATATTCTCCATCTTTTTGTGTAAACTGACTAAGAATCCCATCAACTTGAGAGCTATGTGCTGATATTGCTTCCATTTTTGTATCAAAGTAATGGGTAATATCATTTGAAATATCCGGTATACCAATTTCTTCATAATAGGTATTGGTAATTGCCTGTGCCCAAACGGTTGGACGTTTTTCAGGATTTATTAATCTTACAGCTTCAATCGCCGCTGCTCCTAATGCATTATGATCCGGGTGTACAGCATGATCCGGGTAATGTGTAATCACAAGGCTGGGTTGGATCTCTTCTAAAATACCTTTCAAATGTGCTGCCACTTCTCCGCGATCCTCATACTCCATCGTTTTATCTCGATAGCCCAACATTTTTAACTCGACATCAAGAACATTACATGCCTTGACCAATTCCTCTTTTCGTATTTCAGGTAACGATTCTCGGTTGGCAAATGGTGGTGTTCCCATATTTCTTCCCATTTCCCCCAATGTTCCACATAAATAGGTTACCGGAACTCCCTGTTTGCGAAATTGTGTAATTGTACCAGCCGCTCCAAACGATTCATCATCCGGATGTGGGTAAATAACTACTACATGTTTTTCCATTACTTTCCCTACTTTCCTTAAGCCTTAATATTGAAAAGGAACTTCACTAATTTCTAATGCTACCATCAAGCGTCCATTACGGTCATGACCAGCAAGCAATAATTCTTTCTTTTCGGTTAGTTCCCAATCGGTTAAGCCTTCTGCGTAAATCCAACCCATTTCCAATTTCAAACCAACGCGATATATCTTATCATCTTTGATTATTTTTGCTTGATTAAATGAAACTTGTGCATTTCGGATATAAGCTCCGACATTGTATGCATTTTCGTCTAAATGGCTTGCATATGCTCCATTTGTCGTTTCCAAATGAATGTAAACATCTTTTTCTACAAAGTCATTTAAAATTTCCTGAACTTCATTACTATCAATCGTCTTCATCTATTTGAGCCTCCCCAGACACTTCTATCATTACCTTACCCAATGGAAAGGATCACGTCAAAAATTTCGTGCTTTATCGTTGATTGGAATTCTCCCTAATTATTTGTTAAAGACTGTTTTCTAAAAGATTGGGACTGGGACTGCGCTTACTCGTCCCACCGAAAAAAATTGTTGTTTTTGGCACAAAATCTATAGAAGACGACGTAACTACCAGGTTGATTTCCGCTGCGTACAGTCGCTTTCCGCGGGCACGGCTTCAGCCTTCGACGCACAGGACGTGCTAGTGCAGGTTTTGCGACAGGACGTCGCGAACTTAACCTGCCTCGCAGGAAACCGCTGCTGCGGGGTCTTCAGACTCGTGCTATTCCCGCAGGAGTCGACTGTACTCCGCTCCAA
Proteins encoded:
- a CDS encoding tetratricopeptide repeat protein, coding for MQQVKDKTDGKQNNIVPFIPEGDFYFTKGVEAFQKRKFDISIKWIKKAIEAKPEEALYQCQMSIIYTEIGSFHKANQLLTEVLQSTDYVDCYYLIANNYAHLGLLNDAKKYANSYIDKEPNGDFTEEAKRLLHLIDIDEEDDEEDNNWDLEEEDELLIYQETVFYHMENRQWEKALPLIEEMMTLFPDHKLAKHDYAKALFYFGHKDDAIQMEQDILEEDPTSLYSHTNLALFYYELNQKQAYERNIQALLNVYPIHEQQKLRIAVTLARTGYYQDAYNRFRSLIKSSVNNHVSYYRWYSIASYHVGKQDAALALWEEGSKKHSQLANEEFPLRS
- a CDS encoding phage holin family protein → MLLRWLITIVLNAVALIAVSQLFNSFQLEGFPAALLASFILSILNVIIKPILVLFTLPITVLTLGLFLFVINAITLMITQALMDDSFVIEGFGMAILASIVISIINLFLNTLIRDSVR
- the lgt gene encoding prolipoprotein diacylglyceryl transferase, with translation MPNVATALDPVFLELGPISIHWYGVIIALGAFLGLYVATKEADRLGLKKDIIIDLVVFAIPIAILFARMYYVIFEWERYADSPWWTVFAVWEGGLAIHGALIGAILTMIVFARVKKESFWQLADVTVPGLILAQAIGRWGNFMNQEAHGGPIAESTYQSFHQYLPDFIMNQMTIDGVMYHPTFLYESFWNIVVFVFLLVLRRYNPLRGEILLSYAITYSIGRFFIEGMRTDSLYLFGELRTAQVVSIVLIVASLILIIYRRNSTGTKRYNHVKVPEKKKGNKNKKKKRKKKK
- the ppaX gene encoding pyrophosphatase PpaX — protein: MNIHTILFDLDGTLIDTNELIFASFDHTFKQYNLSFTREELAEFNGPPLIETLKKIDPVRAENMIATYREHNHANHDKYVTAFPQVTDTIYQLKSKGIKLGIVSTKMSEAVKMGLALTELDTFFESVITLDDVTQAKPHPEPIWKALEDLQADPATTLMVGDNHHDIEAGQNAHVQTAGVAWSQKGKERLLEYDPTYMLEEMHDLLKIIEV
- the trxB gene encoding thioredoxin-disulfide reductase, whose product is MSEDRMFDVIIAGAGPAGMTAALYASRANLDTLMIERGIPGGQVANTEDVENFPGFDHILGPDLSNKMFDHSKKFGAEYAYGDIKEVIDHGEYKTIIAGKKEYKTRTLIITTGAQFKKLGITGEEELGGRGVSYCAVCDGAFFKNRNLVVIGGGDSAVEEGIYLTRFAEKVTVVHRRDELRAQKIIQDRAFDNDKIDFIWDTVAQKINGPDGKVSSVSLQNVKTKEEYDYDIDGVFVYIGMVPLSEPFKSLGITDEEGYIPTNEHMETSVPGVFAAGDIRAKTLRQIVTATGDGSIAGEAAIKYTEDLLEELKAANA
- a CDS encoding acyltransferase, with protein sequence MRNTKRFQVENANSLWQIYKTVPFWKVVKNFIVIQLGRYVPFLRMKNWLYRTFLRMKIGDKTAFALMVMPDIMFPEKITVGRNSVIGYNTTLLAHEYLIEEYRIGDVRIGDEVLIGANSTILPGVTIGDRAIVSAGTLVHKHVPAGSFAGGNPMKVIYTKDEMEKRKSDFSE
- a CDS encoding nucleoside recognition domain-containing protein — its product is MSAIMYRGLQQGLSTTWALGKIIFPITLIVTILQYTPVLPWIIEKLTPVMGLLGLSGEAAVPLVLGNTLNLYAGIAAIVSFEFSVKEVFILAVMLSFSHNLFIESAVASKVGVNLWLIIGVRIGLALFSGIMINLMWNGGAEPAQYGFISSTEATATGWGEITLLGLQTAGIAVVQLAAIVIPLMVIMQFLREKGWLTVFSNKLAPFTKMLGMEKNTSMTLVAGLTIGLAYGAGLMIQAVEEDGVSKRDMYLAMIFLVACHAVVEDTLIFIPLGIPVWPLLLIRLVTAIVLTMAVAFIWKRSDMKKRKEAVNEHSYNTL
- the hprK gene encoding HPr(Ser) kinase/phosphatase codes for the protein MPKVQIKDLLENFNLTLVAGDDGIHREIITSDISRPGIEMTGYFRYYPRERLQLIGKTEMAYYLELTEEQKKDRVEKLCTDVTPGIVVSRGMDIPAVMIEAANESGVPILKSPRQTTRVISRLTNYLETAFAPTTAIHGVLVDINGVGVLISGQSGVGKSETALELVKRGHRLVADDNVEIRQEDYDTLIGNSPPLIEHLLEIRGLGIINVMTLFGAGAVRSYKKISLIVNLELWDQKKQYDRLGLEEETMKIMDVHLPKATIPVRPGRNLAVIIEVAAMNFRLKRMGVNTAQEFSDQLTTMIEREEKDKFE
- a CDS encoding glycerol-3-phosphate responsive antiterminator translates to MEIESGVLPAVRNMKDFDKALETSQATIVLLETRLSQLKNLVHYAKRANKRVFIHADLIQGLKSDEYGMEYLIREVKPDGLLSTRGNVISLAKKHHLIAIQRLFLLDSKALDNNLKLVERLQPDCVEVLPGLIPSIIEEVFQSTNIPIIAGGLIKNDMQVKAALDAGAVAVSTSKTELWN
- a CDS encoding glycerol-3-phosphate dehydrogenase/oxidase — protein: MSIFSSYNRVNRFNKLENEKLDILVIGGGITGAGISLDAAMRGMSTAVIDMQDFAAGTSSRSTKLVHGGLRYLKQFEVKMVADVGKERAIVYENGPHVTTPEWMMLPFHKGGTFGPLMTNIGLRVYDLLAGVKKSERRTMFKPEEALEKEPLIKKEDLRGAGFYVEYKTDDARLTIEVLKKAVEKGANAINYAKIIDFIYDESNKVIGVVVKDEVNGDTRHVYAKKIINAAGPWVDELREIDGSKQGKSLVLTKGAHLVFSNETFPLQQAIYFDTQDGRMIFAIPRGKKTYVGTTDTAYEGDIANPKMTMKDRDYILDSINYMFPSLDMQAHHVESSWAGLRPLIAEEKTNKPGEISRKDEIFVSDSGLISMAGGKLTGYRKMAKEIVDAVAKQFKEEEQILYTDSQTKHLPISGGEVGGAAGFEQFKKQQVAEGIAIGLEEDMVLKLINLYGANSTIVFEIYQNKQEEAETAGIDPIVVAELDYAMEYESAYKPADFFVRRTGALFFEIEWVNAHKENVTNYMAKKLNWTDEQKANYRNELEQLMHDAVTPEE